DNA from Rhodoligotrophos defluvii:
TCGCGGAGGTACTGCCGAACCAGAAGGCAGAGAAGGTTAGGGAGGTGCAGGCCAAGGGGCTGCGCGTGGCCATGGTGGGGGACGGGGTCAACGACGCGCCGGCGCTGGTGCAGTCCGATCTCGGCATCGCCGTCGGCGCGGGCACCGACGTGGCCATCGAATCGGCCGACGTGGTGCTGGTCCGCAGCGATCCGCGGGATGTCTTCGCCATCCTGGCGCTCTCGCGGGCGACCTACCGCAAGATGGCCCAGAACCTGCTCTGGGCCACCGGCTACAACGCGGTCGCCCTGCCGCTCGCCGCCGGCATCGGCTACGGCTGGGACATCCTGCTCACGCCGGCCATAGGTGCTGCCTTCATGTCGCTCAGTACTGTGATCGTGGCGATCAACGCCAAGCTGCTGGAGCGTGCCCGCCGGCTGGTCGCCAGCGCCGAGCCCATCCCGGCGGGAGACGGCCAGAGACCGCAGCCCGCCGCCACTGCGGCGCAACATTGAGCCTGCGCAGAACGAGCCGGGCTCACAGGAGCAATTCAACGGAGGATTCACACATCATAGCAGCGGAGAAGATCAGAGTTGCCGTCAATGGTAATGGCGCAAGCGGCTGCGTGCCCCGGCAAATAGGACCGCATCCAGAACCGACGGAAGGACCAGCATGAGGGTTGCCGTATTCGAGACCGAGGAATGGGAGCACCGAGCCTGTCTGCGGCTGCAGCCGGAGCATCAGGTGGTCTGCACCCGCGATGCGCTCGACGAGGGGACGGCTTCGGATCACGCGGATGCCGAAGCCGTCAGCACCTTCGTCACCTCGACCCTGAGCGCTGCTGTTCTGGCGCGGTTCTCCGACCTGAAGCTCATCGCCACGCGCTCCACCGGCTACGACCATATCGACCTCGCCTACTGCCGCAGCCGTGGGATAACGGTCAGCAACGTGCCGGATTACGGCGACTCGACGGTCGCAGAGCACGCGTTCGCTCTGCTCCTCGCGGTGGCCCGCCACCTCGTCGAGGCGGTCGAGCGGACGCGGCGGGGCAACTTCTCGCAGGCCGGCCTCCGCGGCTTCGAGCTGCGGGATAAGACCCTGGGCGTGATCGGCACGGGCCGCATCGGACGCCGGGTGGTCGAGATCGCCAAGGGCTTTGGCATGACCGTCCTGGCGTTTGACGCCCATCCGAACGAAGAGGCCGCACGCCAGCTTGGCTTCCGCTACGCCGCTCTCGATGCAGTGCTCGCGGCGGCCGACGTCGTCACACTGCACGTGCCCGCCACGCCGCAGACGGCAGGTCTGCTGTCCGACCGCGCCTTCGGCCAGATGCGCCCGGGCGCCGTGCTCATCAACACGGCCCGGGGCAACATTGTCGATGTCCCGGCATTGGTACGGGCGCTGGCCGACGGCAGACTCAAGGCGGCAGGCCTTGACGTGTTGCCACAGGAACCCTTGATCCGCGAGGAGGCGCAGATCTTCCGCGCCCCATCGATCGGCGGCTACGACCTCAAGGCGCTCGTCGCCAACCACGTGCTGCTGCGGTTCCCGAACGTGATCGTGACGCCGCACAACGCCTACAACACGGACAGCGCCGTCCGGCGCATCGTCGAGACCACGATGGAGAACATTGAGGCCTTCGCGCGCGGTGAGCCACGGAACGTGGTGTCGGATGGCTGAGCCGCCCCGTTCCGTGCGTCGCGCGCTGGATCGGCTCCAGGTCGTGTCCGGCAGGTCCTCCGGTCTGCCGAAGCCGGTGCGTCATGCGGCCGCGCCAGCCGGCGCCGGCAACGGCACCGTCGGGATCGCCCGCGGTGATCCGCTCCCGCTTGGTCTGCACGAATGCTGGGATGGCGTGAACCTCGCGGTGTTCAGCCGCCACGCCACGCGGATGGAGGTGCTCCTGTTCGATGATCCCGCCCAGGCCGAGCCGAGCTCCCGCATCATGCTTGAGCCGCGGCGCCATCGGACCGGAGATGCTTGGCACGTCCGCCTTAGGGGCGACCTTCGCGGCAGGTTCTACGCGCTTCGGGTGGATGGGCCGGAGGCCCTGGAAGAGGGCCACCTGTTCAACCCGAACCGGGTCCTGCTCGACCCCTATGCCGGCGCCGTCGCCGGCCTGGTGGCCGGATCCCGCGCCTCCACCCCGAACGGCGAGCCGGACCCGCTTCCGGCGCGAAGCGTTCGGTGCGCGATCGCCGACCAGCGGTTCGACTGGCAGGATGATGCGCCACTCCGCCATCCCTGGGGCGACACCATCATCTACGAGACGCACGTGCGGGGGCTCACCATCCACCCCTCGTCCGGTGCCCGCTATCCCGGGCAGTATCTCGGGGTGATCGAGAAGATTCCCTACTTGCAGGCGCTCGGCGTCACCGCGCTCGAGCTGATGCCGGTGCAGGCCTTCTACCCGGAGGCGATCGCGCGGCGAAATCCGCTCACCGGCGAGGCGTTGCGCGACTACTGGGGCTACAACCCTATCGCCCTGTTCGCGCCGATGGCGGGGTACGCGGGCGACGTCGCGCCGGGCGGCGAACTCGCGGCGTTCAAGACCATGGTGCGCGAACTGCACCGGGCGGGCATCGAGGTCATCCTGGACGTCGTCTTCAATCACACGGGTGAAGGCGGACGCACCGGCCCGACCTACAGCTTCCGGGGACTCGACAACGCGATCTATTACATCCTGACCCCCGACGGGGATTACGCGGACTATACCGGCTGCGGCAACACGCTGAACTGCAACCACCCGGTGGTGCGCGGCATGATCGTCGACTGCCTGCGGCACTGGGTGGTGCAGTGCCACGTCGACGGCTTCCGCTTCGACCTCGCCTCGGTGCTCGGGCGCGACCAGAGCGGCAATCTCCTGCCGAACCCGCCGCTGCTGGAGCAGATCGCCGAGGATCCGATCCTGCGCGACGTCAAGCTGATCGCCGAGGCCTGGGATGCCGGCGGCGCCTTCCAGGTGGGCCGTTTCCCGGGCCGGCGCTGGGCCGAGTGGAACTGCCACTACCGCGACGACGTGCGCCGCTTCTGGCGGGGCGACCCCGGACTGACCGGCGCGTTCGCGACCCGGCTCGCCGGCAGCAGCGATCTCTACCAGGGCGGCGGCGAGAGCCCGCTCAACAGCGTCAACTTCATCACCAGCCACGACGGCTTCACGCTCAACGACCTCGTGAGCTACGCGCGCAAGCACAACGAGGCGAACGGCGAGGGCAACCGGGATGGCATCGACGCGAATTACAGCGAGAATAACGGCGCGGAAGGCCCGACGGATGACCCCCGCATCGAGGCCATGCGCCTGCGGCAGATCAAGAACCTGCTCGCCACGCTCCTGCTCTCCCGCGGCGTGCCGATGCTGCTCGGCGGCGACGAGTTCCGCCGCACCCAGAGGGGCAACAACAACGCCTACTGCCAGGACAATGCAACCTCCTGGTACGACTGGTCGCTGGCAGAGCGGAACGCGAGTCTCGCGCGCTTCGTCCGGCAGCTGATCGCGTTCCGCAAGGCGCATTCCGTGCTGCGCGCCGAGACCTTCTACACGGACGCGGACGTCGCCTGGTTCGGGGCGAAGGGTAGCATGCCCGACTGGCACGGGCCCGACAACCGGCTGGCCTGCCTTGTCCGCGGCAGCCACGCGACTCTGTGCCTGCTCTTCAACGCCAGCCATGCCCCGTGCGGCTTCCTCCTGCCGGCGCCGCCGATGGAGCCGTGGCGCATCGCCGTCGACACGTCGAAAACGGCGCCTGACGACGCACCGGACCTCGGCGGCGCGCCCAGCATCGATGACGTGCACGAGATCCGCCTTGAGGCCCGAACCACCATGGTCCTTGTGTCCTGGTGGGGGAACGAGCGTTACGGGCGAGCGGTCACACGAAGCGCTGAACACGGGCAAGAAAACAGCAGGCAGGATCAGGAGCTTGATCTCGGAGCTCCGGAGCCGCCGGCGGCAATGAGCGGTGCGTGAGACCGTAAGTGACATTTAAGGCATGAGGTGAACATGCGATCTCCTGACGCCGCTCAGATCCGGCACGCGCGATCCGCGGAACCACGACGATCGAAAGTGGCCGGCGCGGCGCCATTCGCCCTGACCTTTCTCGGCGGCGCCGGCACGGTGACCGGCTCCAAATACCTCCTTGAGATGCCGGACGCGCGCGTGCTCGTCGATTGCGGTCTCTTCCAGGGCTTCAAGCAACTGCGGCTGCGTAACTGGGCGCCCTTCCCGATCGCCCCGGAGCGCCTCGATGCGGTCGTGCTGACGCATGCGCATCTCGACCACAGCGGTTATCTTCCCCTCCTCGTCCGGAACGGCTTCTCGGGACCGATCCTGTCGACGGAAGCAACGCGCGATCTTTGTGCCATCCTCCTGCCGGACAGCGGCTATCTTCAGGAGAAGGATGCCGAATTCGCCAACCGGCACGGCTTCTCCAAGCATCGCCCGGCGCTACCCCTCTACACGCGCGCCGATGCGGAGGCCTCGCTCGAGAGGTTTGCCCCTGTGGCTTTCGGGCAGGAGTGCCCGATCGGGCGAAGCCTCACCGTGCGGTTCCTGCCTGCCGGACATATCCTCGGCGCCGCCATCGTCGAGTTCGTGCACGGTTCGACGCGACTGGTATTCTCCGGCGATCTCGGGCGCGCCGACAGCCCCACAATGCTGGATCCAACCCCGATTCCCGAGGCCGACTACCTGCTCGTCGAATCCACCTACGGCGATCGCCGGCACGAGCCGCGGGATCCCGAGGACGCGCTAGCGGAGGTGATCACGCGGACGGCGGCGCGGGGCGGCACGGTTCTCGTGCCCGCCTTCGCCGTCGGCCGCGCGCAGACGCTGCTCTACCATCTTCAGCGGCTCAAGGCCTCGGGTCGGATCCCCGACCTGCCCGTCTTCCTCGACAGTCCGATGGCGATAGACGCGAGCGAACTCCTCTGCCGGCATCTCAACGCGCACAAGCTCACCGAGCAGGAGTGCCGGATCTCTTGCGGTGTGGCGCGCTACGTCCGCGCGGTCGAGGAGTCGAAGGCGCTGAATACAAATCCCGTCCCGAAGGTGATCATCTCGGCGAGCGGCATGGCGACCGGTGGCCGCGTGCTCCATCACCTGAAGCGGCTGGCCCCTGACCCCCGGAACACCGTTCTGTTCGCCGGCTTCCAGGCGGGCGGCACGCGCGGCGCGGCTCTGGTGGCCGGCGCCGAGCGCGTGAAGATCCATGGCGAATACTTCCCGGTGCGGGCCGAGATCGACAATCTCTCGATGCTCTCGGCGCATGCCGATTCCGACGAGATCCTCGGCTGGCTCCGCAACTTCGAACGGCCGCCCGCGCTGACATTCATCACCCACGGCGAGCCCGTCGGCTCCGACGTCCTGCGCCACCGAATCGAGGAAGAACTCGGTTGGAACTGCCGGATCCCCGAGCATGGCGAGACGGTGGCGCTGCCGTGACGCAAAACCCCACGCACCTCGCCTCCATGCCAGTTGGCCGTCAGCCTAACCGGCTGCGCGCACGCCGTCTCGGTGTCGACACGCAGCACGAGATGGTCG
Protein-coding regions in this window:
- a CDS encoding hydroxyacid dehydrogenase; the protein is MRVAVFETEEWEHRACLRLQPEHQVVCTRDALDEGTASDHADAEAVSTFVTSTLSAAVLARFSDLKLIATRSTGYDHIDLAYCRSRGITVSNVPDYGDSTVAEHAFALLLAVARHLVEAVERTRRGNFSQAGLRGFELRDKTLGVIGTGRIGRRVVEIAKGFGMTVLAFDAHPNEEAARQLGFRYAALDAVLAAADVVTLHVPATPQTAGLLSDRAFGQMRPGAVLINTARGNIVDVPALVRALADGRLKAAGLDVLPQEPLIREEAQIFRAPSIGGYDLKALVANHVLLRFPNVIVTPHNAYNTDSAVRRIVETTMENIEAFARGEPRNVVSDG
- the glgX gene encoding glycogen debranching protein GlgX — its product is MAEPPRSVRRALDRLQVVSGRSSGLPKPVRHAAAPAGAGNGTVGIARGDPLPLGLHECWDGVNLAVFSRHATRMEVLLFDDPAQAEPSSRIMLEPRRHRTGDAWHVRLRGDLRGRFYALRVDGPEALEEGHLFNPNRVLLDPYAGAVAGLVAGSRASTPNGEPDPLPARSVRCAIADQRFDWQDDAPLRHPWGDTIIYETHVRGLTIHPSSGARYPGQYLGVIEKIPYLQALGVTALELMPVQAFYPEAIARRNPLTGEALRDYWGYNPIALFAPMAGYAGDVAPGGELAAFKTMVRELHRAGIEVILDVVFNHTGEGGRTGPTYSFRGLDNAIYYILTPDGDYADYTGCGNTLNCNHPVVRGMIVDCLRHWVVQCHVDGFRFDLASVLGRDQSGNLLPNPPLLEQIAEDPILRDVKLIAEAWDAGGAFQVGRFPGRRWAEWNCHYRDDVRRFWRGDPGLTGAFATRLAGSSDLYQGGGESPLNSVNFITSHDGFTLNDLVSYARKHNEANGEGNRDGIDANYSENNGAEGPTDDPRIEAMRLRQIKNLLATLLLSRGVPMLLGGDEFRRTQRGNNNAYCQDNATSWYDWSLAERNASLARFVRQLIAFRKAHSVLRAETFYTDADVAWFGAKGSMPDWHGPDNRLACLVRGSHATLCLLFNASHAPCGFLLPAPPMEPWRIAVDTSKTAPDDAPDLGGAPSIDDVHEIRLEARTTMVLVSWWGNERYGRAVTRSAEHGQENSRQDQELDLGAPEPPAAMSGA
- a CDS encoding MBL fold metallo-hydrolase RNA specificity domain-containing protein; amino-acid sequence: MRSPDAAQIRHARSAEPRRSKVAGAAPFALTFLGGAGTVTGSKYLLEMPDARVLVDCGLFQGFKQLRLRNWAPFPIAPERLDAVVLTHAHLDHSGYLPLLVRNGFSGPILSTEATRDLCAILLPDSGYLQEKDAEFANRHGFSKHRPALPLYTRADAEASLERFAPVAFGQECPIGRSLTVRFLPAGHILGAAIVEFVHGSTRLVFSGDLGRADSPTMLDPTPIPEADYLLVESTYGDRRHEPRDPEDALAEVITRTAARGGTVLVPAFAVGRAQTLLYHLQRLKASGRIPDLPVFLDSPMAIDASELLCRHLNAHKLTEQECRISCGVARYVRAVEESKALNTNPVPKVIISASGMATGGRVLHHLKRLAPDPRNTVLFAGFQAGGTRGAALVAGAERVKIHGEYFPVRAEIDNLSMLSAHADSDEILGWLRNFERPPALTFITHGEPVGSDVLRHRIEEELGWNCRIPEHGETVALP